One Ignavibacteria bacterium DNA segment encodes these proteins:
- a CDS encoding T9SS type A sorting domain-containing protein — translation MSTFYWWSDSLSKHGSDADYRKSTDPSESPRHYIDIDNYSGFLSNGRIPQSLDSLISIYGINFVIDNGTLPFAIIAATDSVKKYFIQHNWQMAMLKAADLGHYIADAHNPLHITRNYNGQYTNQTGVHSRYETQMINADTSRLIYSGDTSGYISNVNEFVFGFIYSNYKYVDSLLKADSISYSIAGNYGSAYLQQLWNRTGNFTIKMFKNASSYLARLIYTAWINAGSPLPTNITNYESEAGGYYLYQNYPNPFNPITTISFAIPKSMHVNISIYDASGRLTGNLLNEQKSKGSYTINFNASNLSSGIYFYKLTTENFAAVKKMVLTK, via the coding sequence ATGAGTACCTTTTACTGGTGGTCCGATTCATTATCGAAGCATGGTTCTGATGCAGATTACAGGAAAAGTACTGATCCGTCAGAAAGTCCAAGACATTACATTGATATAGATAATTATTCAGGATTTCTTTCTAATGGCAGGATACCGCAATCTTTGGATTCACTTATTTCGATTTATGGAATTAATTTTGTGATTGATAATGGAACGTTGCCTTTTGCGATTATTGCAGCAACAGATTCCGTAAAAAAGTATTTTATACAGCATAATTGGCAAATGGCAATGTTAAAAGCAGCAGATTTAGGACATTACATTGCAGATGCTCACAATCCACTGCATATTACAAGAAACTATAACGGCCAATATACGAATCAAACCGGTGTTCACAGCCGTTACGAAACACAAATGATTAATGCAGATACAAGCAGGCTTATTTATTCGGGAGATACAAGCGGATATATTTCTAATGTCAACGAATTTGTATTCGGATTTATATACAGCAATTATAAATACGTAGACTCACTTTTAAAAGCAGATAGTATATCTTATTCAATTGCCGGAAATTATGGTTCAGCTTATTTACAACAGCTCTGGAACAGAACTGGTAATTTTACAATAAAGATGTTTAAGAACGCATCGAGCTATCTCGCAAGGTTGATATATACAGCCTGGATTAATGCAGGAAGTCCCTTACCCACTAATATAACCAATTATGAAAGTGAGGCGGGGGGGTATTATTTGTATCAGAACTATCCTAATCCATTCAATCCGATTACCACAATATCGTTTGCAATTCCAAAGAGTATGCATGTTAATATTAGCATATATGATGCATCAGGTAGATTAACAGGTAATTTACTTAATGAACAAAAGAGCAAAGGTAGTTACACGATTAATTTTAACGCTTCAAACTTATCGAGCGGGATTTATTTCTATAAACTGACGACTGAAAATTTTGCAGCTGTAAAGAAAATGGTTTTAACAAAATAG